One window from the genome of Synechococcus sp. PROS-7-1 encodes:
- a CDS encoding DUF3493 domain-containing protein yields the protein MRQRLLQESRTPWRGLRRLLWVALFGSGGLGLFVMAFRLSAGNPVVPSDLLIQIGAVVLFGSLLWFDRPRTES from the coding sequence ATGCGTCAGAGACTCCTTCAGGAGTCACGCACTCCCTGGCGGGGGCTCAGACGTCTCCTCTGGGTCGCTTTGTTCGGCTCCGGTGGTCTCGGCCTCTTCGTGATGGCTTTCCGCCTCAGTGCTGGCAATCCCGTCGTTCCCAGTGACCTCTTGATCCAGATCGGAGCGGTCGTTCTGTTCGGAAGCTTGCTCTGGTTCGATCGGCCCAGAACCGAGTCGTGA
- a CDS encoding DUF389 domain-containing protein: MDSESDSSRMLQRLHRSHMRDAALDEVFIVLSVGASLIATLGLLANSAAVVIGAMVVAPWIMPLRAAAFAILLGEIQLLGRSLRTLMVGVVSTTLLSLVLGSLADLPRFGTEVLTRTTPNLLDLGIALVAGGLATYAKLRSDAVSSLAGTAIAVALVPPVCVMGLLLSQQQWNDAAGAGLLFATNLLGILTGGLVLMAWKDPEFRQVFRRSHLSAASFTLTGLLLLPLGSSFFNLLDRARKDSTRDLLQETIESFLTRETLTFGDRESVDVERVDIAWNQDPPIIRVIVRVSDPALPSFKQVSAVQEAINRRQDINFRLVVQRTAVDVVGPEVAPNPATPAAEQLLMPAPEPEQAIEPTESDVDPAKDNLGGDALPLGRPETQQKAPS; encoded by the coding sequence ATGGACTCGGAAAGCGACTCCAGCCGCATGCTCCAACGGCTGCACCGCAGTCATATGCGTGATGCCGCCCTCGACGAGGTCTTCATCGTGTTGAGCGTGGGGGCGAGCCTGATCGCCACGCTCGGGCTGCTTGCGAACAGCGCCGCCGTGGTGATCGGCGCCATGGTGGTGGCCCCGTGGATCATGCCGCTGCGGGCGGCCGCATTTGCAATCCTGCTTGGAGAGATTCAACTGCTGGGGCGATCACTGCGCACCTTGATGGTGGGGGTGGTCAGCACCACACTCTTGTCTCTGGTGCTGGGATCCCTGGCGGATTTACCGCGATTCGGCACTGAAGTGCTGACCCGAACAACGCCGAATCTGCTGGATCTCGGGATCGCACTGGTGGCTGGTGGCCTCGCCACCTACGCCAAGCTGCGCAGCGATGCGGTGAGCTCCCTCGCAGGAACGGCCATCGCTGTGGCTCTGGTTCCCCCAGTGTGTGTGATGGGTCTGCTCCTCTCACAGCAACAGTGGAACGATGCAGCAGGTGCTGGGCTGCTGTTCGCCACCAACCTGCTGGGCATCCTCACCGGTGGCCTTGTGTTGATGGCCTGGAAGGATCCCGAATTCAGGCAGGTGTTCCGACGCAGTCATCTCAGCGCTGCAAGCTTCACCCTCACCGGCCTGCTCCTCTTGCCACTCGGCAGTAGTTTTTTCAATCTGTTGGACAGAGCCCGGAAGGACAGCACCCGGGACTTGCTTCAAGAGACCATCGAAAGCTTTCTGACGCGGGAGACGCTGACCTTCGGCGATCGGGAGTCTGTGGATGTGGAGCGCGTGGATATCGCCTGGAATCAAGATCCGCCGATCATTCGCGTCATCGTGCGGGTCTCGGATCCAGCCCTACCCAGTTTCAAGCAGGTCTCAGCTGTGCAGGAAGCAATCAACCGCCGGCAAGACATCAATTTCCGATTGGTCGTGCAGCGCACTGCGGTGGATGTTGTCGGACCTGAAGTAGCTCCGAATCCAGCGACACCCGCAGCCGAACAACTGTTAATGCCAGCACCTGAGCCGGAACAAGCAATTGAGCCGACTGAATCAGACGTGGATCCAGCGAAGGACAACCTTGGGGGTGACGCACTGCCGCTTGGTCGACCCGAAACCCAACAAAAAGCCCCCTCGTGA